Within the Halorhabdus rudnickae genome, the region GAACATGAACAAGAATTCATCCACCCATCACAAAAAACTACTTTTTCAATCGACAGGTGCTGTTACCGACGAGACGGCGACTACCCCGTCTCCGATTCTGGATTCGATCGACGGACCGCTCACTAGCCGTCCCAGTCGATCCAGTCCTGCTCCCAGCCGGCCCTAGACTGGGCCGCCTGTCGGGCACGTTCGCGGTCCTCCCGGCGCGTTCGGTTGCGTTCGACGGCCCCGACCTCCTCGCCCTCGACGAGCAATGGATTGAATGCGACCGCACCGCGCCGCTCGACGACGTCGCCGTCCTCAAGCACCGCAAGGTGCTGGTCGTGGGCACCCAACGGCATCACCAGTCGGCCCCCGGGAGCCGATTGTTCGAGAAGTGCCCGCGGCGGGTTCACGGCGGCGGCTTCCAGCAGAATTTTGTCATATGGGGCGTATTCAGGCAGTCCCTCGGCACCGTCCCGGCAGTCGACGAACACGGCGTCGTAGCCCGCCTGCGCGAGGTTCTTCCGTGCCTCGTAGACGACTCGGCGAGTGATATCAATGGCCTGAACGTGGCTCGAACCGACTATCTCTGCGGCCAGGGCTGCCGTATAGCCGATCCCGGCCCCGACGATCAGCACCGAATCGTCGGGTTCGGGGGCCAGTGCTTCGAGCAGCCGTGCCGCGGTGCTGGGCGCGAGGACGCGCGTCCCGAGGCGTTCGGTCTCCCGGTCGGCGTAGGCTGTACGGTTGTCATCGAAGAAGGCGTGTCGAGGGACCGTGGACATCGCCGCCGCGACGGCGTCGTCCGAGAGAGTCCCCCGACTCTCGTGGCGCAGCCCGTCGACCATGTCCTCGCGCAGTACCGCGGGATCCATCGGTTTCCGTTACGAGCGCACCCTCATTAACTATCCGCTCCCCGGTGATCGTCGCCGAGTGCGCTCAGTCCGTTCCGCCCTGCATCTCGACGAAGCGGACGCCGCCAAAGGACTCGCGATCGATCGACCCGTCCGCTCGCTTGCGGGCACGGATCAGCGTCTGGCGGTCCCGCCCGATCGGCCCGAGAAAGAGACCGTCGGGCCGGAGTTGGTCGAGGACGGCACTCGGGATTTCGGCCGCTGCACAGGTGAGGTACGTTCTGTCGTAAGGTGCGTGTTCGGGCCAGCCCGCGTGGCCGTCGCCGACGGTGATCGAGATCTCGCCGTATCCGAGCTGTTCGAGTCGGACGCGGGCGCGGTCGGCCAGGGTGGCATGATATTCGACGCTGTAGACGTTCTCCGCGCCGACGATTTCGGCGGTGACGGCCGCGTGATACCCACAGCCAGTGCCGATTTCGAGTACCTCCAGACCGGGTTCGAGTTCGAGGCGGTCGACCATGATCGCGACCATGTGCGGGGCGCTGATGGTCTGGCCTTGGCCGATCGACAGAGGGCGGTCGGCGTAGGCGTCTCGGCGGCGGGACTCGGGAACGAACTCGTGGCGGGGGACTGCCGCCAGCGCTTCGAGCGCGCAGTCGCTGACACGGTCGCGCTCGCGGAGGCCCTCGATCAACGCGGCGCGCTGGCGCTCCCAGTCGGGTTCGCCACCGTCGGCCTCGCGGGGAGCCCCATCGCGGCCGGAGTTATCGCGGGCATCCCCCCACCAGCGTCCCATGCTCTCACCACGCCGACCAGGCGTCGCTAGTCTCGTCGCGGAGGTACAGCCGATTGACGTCCTTCGCGACGGCGCTGTCCCGGTCGTGGTCGAGCTTCTCGTGGTCGTATCCTCGTGCGTCGTCTCGGAGGTGGATGCCCTCGACAGTGAACTCGAAGTCCCCGAGGTCATCGGTCGCCCCGACGACGAACTCGTAGTCACCGGGGACGTGTAGCGTCTCGCCTCGCGTCTCGTCGTGGGCCCCCGACTTCGGATGGACCGTGGCGTTGACACTAACGTTCCCGACGGCCCGGCTCCAGATCGTCTCGATGTCCTCGGCCGTGGCCGCTTCGACGCGGCCGTCGGCCACTTCGAGACTCGTGATCCGGACGGTCATGATCGCCTCGTCAGTGTCCAGAAGAAACTCCTCGCCCACCGCGAGGCTCTCTTCGGCCGGTGGCTCGGTCGTCGCGGTGAAGGACTCGCCGTCCTGAGAGACGACAACGTCACGTTCGACCGTCCGTTCCTCGGAGAGAGCCGTCTTGTGGACGTGATCACACTCCGTACACCGGACCGTCGCCTGACCGCCTTCGCGCAACACCTCGTGGACTGTTTCGAGATCAGGCGAACAGGCCGGACAGGGGAGTCCGACTCGCCGCGTGGATTCGCTCATACGACCGGCTACTCGACGCGAACGTAAAAGGGGAGCGTCGGCGCTATCGCGTTTCGAACGGACGACGGACACTCCGTCAGTGCGATCCCATGTGGAACAAGCGCCGGGTCTCCGTCGGCGTTATCGGCCCTCAGGCAAGTCGATCCGCTCGCCGTCGGCGAACACAGTCGGCTGTCGAAGGATCCCATCGAGATGGATCGGCGCGTCGGTGTCGCCGCCAAAGCCGGCGTCGTCCCCGATCGCGAAGTGAACAGTTCCACCCGCTTTCTCGTCTAAGAGGACCGATCCGACCAGCTGGCTGACACCGACGTTGGTGCCAATGCCGAACTCCGCGAGATTGTAGGCGTCATCTCCGACTACGTCTGCGGCCTCCGCGACCTGCTGGCGGATGACGTCGTCGTCTATCTCAGTGACGTACCCGTCTTCGACCTCGATGCGGATGGCCTCGGTCGAATCGAGTAACCCGTGGGGAGCCATCGTCCCCGTGACGACGATCGTCCCGTCGGCAGTCGTCGGACTGAGAAAGACCTCCCCGGCGGGGAGGTTCGACATCTTGCCTGGCTCGTGAACGACCCCAGCATCAAGCTGCCACTCGCGGTCGCCGGGAGCGAGCGTAATGTCGGTCCCCTGATCTGACGTGACACGGATCTCATCGGCGTCCCGGACGGATTCACGCATGGACACACAGTGCTCGCGAATCGACTCGTAATCGACGTTCAAGCCCGTCTTGAAGACGTCCTCGGTGATTCCGGGCAGCGTTGCGACGCGTGCGCCTGCCTCGTTGGCCTCGGTCCGGGCGCGTGTGTGGCTCACGCTCTTGGTTGTCGGGGCGAGGACCACGTCCGCGGCTGCCATCGCCGCGGCGACGGCCCCAGGGGGTTCCTCGCCGTGCTGGTCGCCCGGCGGGTACTGAATGACCATCGCATCATCGGTAATCTCACTGGCGACTGCATACAGCGCCTCGGCGATCGGGCGGCGCTTGTCATCGGTGACGACGAGACAAGACTCCGCGGGCGTTAGGCCCATGCACTGTCGAACGGCCGTCTCGGCGGGGTCACGTAGCGTGGCGTCGTTCATGTCAGGAGCTACGCGGGAACGCGAATAGTGTTTTCGACCGAGGAAGAGCGGATGCCGCGATCGAGGACCGACCGGAACAGTTCACCGGAGTTCGTCGGTCTCGATCTCGCCCGTCCCGGTGTCGATCACGACGGCTGCGGGCGGATTCGGAGCCGCGGGGATCGGGACGCCGCCGGGATTGAGCCGGACCGTGCCGTTCCGTTCTTCCCGAGCGCGCTCGTGGGTGTGGCCGTGGAGTACGTAGTCGTAGGTCCCCGCGTCGACTAAGGCGTCGACTATCGGTTCGCTCGTACCATGATAGACCGCAATGTCGGTCTCGTCGAAGGTCAACTCCCCCATCTCACCAAGATAGGTGCCGAATGCGGAGACCGTGTCAGCCAGCGCCCACTCGCCATCGTTGTTGCCCCGGACGGCATAAAAGTCGAAGTCCGAATCGAAGGGTGTCGCCGAGAAGGGTGCAACGATGTCCCCACAGTGGATGACCACCTCAACGTCCTCGGCCGCAAAGTGGGTTACTGCCTGTTCGATGACGTCGCTATCGTCGTGGGTGTCCGCGATGACGCCGATCTGCATGTTGCGTGGCTACGGCGCGAGGTGTGAAAACGATTGGTCACCCGCCCGATCGGCTGCTGTCTGCGGGCACTGATGGCGTCGGTCCGTTCAATATAGACGCAAACTGGTGAGAACGGCCCATGTCGAAACCGCACCGCGAAAAACGAGGAAACTAGAGCGTCGAAACCGGACGCGATCAGTTGGCCTGCTCGATCAGCACTTCAGCGGCTTCCAGTTCCTGGCCGGTGAGAGCGTTCAAGTACGCCCCGCCGGCGATGGAGATGTGGTCGTAGTTGTCCTCGCTCAGTCCGTACATCGACAGTGTTCGGGCGGTGTCACCGCCACCGACTACGGAGAAGCAGTCGGTGCGACCGATCGCGTCGATGAGTTCGACCGTGCCGTCACTGAAGCGCTCGTCCTCGAAGACGCCGACTGCGCCCTTCACGAAGACGGCCTCACTGTCCTCGATGATCGGGACGTATTCGTCGATGGTGTCGTGGCCGATATCGAGGTAGCCCGTGTCTTTCTCCTCGATGTCAGCCAGTGCGATTTCGGCGCGCTCGCCGTCGTCGTCCTCGTAGGCGAAATCAGTGGGCAGTTCGAACTCGTCGCGGCGGTTCGCCACGAGATCTTCGAGGGTATCTTTGGTCTCGTCCCACTGGTCGTCCAGCAGGTCCATCCCGCCGACGTCGAACCCGACCGGCTTGCCCTCCGCGCGAAGGAACAGTTCGCCGGGCAGGCCGCCGATGAGGAACGTGTCGATGGCGTCGCCGAGGTTGTTGACGACGCTGATGACGTCCTCGCTTTTGTTGCCACCCAGTACCATCGTAACCTGACCCTCGGTTTCGCGGGCGCGTTCGGCGACGCCAGTGTTGTACTCGTACTCGGCTTCCATCACACGACCGGCATAGGCCGGCAGTGCCAGGGCGAACCCGACCGTCGAGGCGTGGGCGCGGTGGGCCGCCGAGTAGGCGTCGTTGACGAAGGCGTCGAAGTACGGCGACAGCGTCTGGACGAAGTCGCTCTCGGCGTGCTCTTCAGGGGCCTTCTCGGGCAGTTCGTCGTCGGCCATCCGGGTGTTCTCCAGGAGGAGAATCTCGCCAGCGTCGAGTGCCTCGATGGCGTCGATAGCATCGTCGCCGTAGATGTCGTCGATGAACTGAATCGGCTTGCCGACGTACTCTTCGAGGATCTCGGCGTGCTGGTCGAGGGAAACGAAATCGTCCCGGCCGGGTCGGCCCTGGTGGGCCATCAGGACAACCTTGTTGTCCCGATCGGCGAGTTCCCGAACCGTCTCCGCATAGCGGTCGAACCGGTGGTTATCCTGGACGACGCCGTCCTCGACCGGTGAGTTGAGGTCGACGCGGACCAGAACGCGCTGTCCATCTGCGAGGTCATCGAGCGTGTTGAATGCAGCCATGATTGGTGCGTGTTGTATGTTGAAAGAAATTGCGTCCCTGTACACGACGGGGTCGAGTGGATCCGGTGATCAGACGATGTCTTCGGCCAGCCGCATCATCTGGGCCGTATAGCCCATCTCGTTGTCGTACCAGGCGAAGATCTTCGCGAGCTTGCCGCCCTGGACGGTCGAGGTCTTGCCCAGGTCGACACAGGAACCGTATTCCCAGCCGACGATGTCACGCGAGACGATCGGGTCGTCGGTGGCACCCATCGAACCTTCGAGTTCACCCTCGGCGTATTTCTCGAAGGCGGCGTTGATCTCCTCGACATCGGGGTTACCGGGCAGATCGACGACGATCTCGGTGATCGAGCCGGTCGGGACCGGAACGCGGATCGCCATGGCCTCGAACTTGCCCTGCAATTCGGGCAGGATGTCCGGCGTCGCGGTCGAAGCGCCGGTTGTCGTCGGGACGATGTTCTCGGCGGCCGCGCGGCCACGTCGGGTCTTGGACTTGGGGCCGTCGACGATGGCCTGGGATCCGGTGTAGGCGTGGATCGTGGTCATCTCTGCGGCATCGACACCGAACTCCTCGAGCAGGACGTACATCGGCGGCGAGACACTGTTGGTGGTACACGACGCGGCGGAGACGACGTCCTCGCCGTCGTACTCGTCGTCGTTGACGCCGTAGACGAACTGCGGGACAGGCTTATCACCCTTCGGCGGTGCGGAGATCAGGGCCTTGTCAGCACCGGCATCGAGGTGGGCGGACGCCTCGTCCTTCGTGCGGAAGATTCCAGTCGACTCGATGGCGACATCGACGTCCAGGGAGTCCCACGGCAGCTCCTCAGGACTCTGGATGTTGAGCAGGTCGATATCGTTTCCGTCGACAGTGAGCGTGTCACCGTCGCGCTCGACGTCGTACGGCAAGTTGCCCAGCGCACTGTCGTACTTCGTGAGATACTCCATCTTCTCGAAGTCCATCACGTCGTTGATCCCGACGATCTGGACATTGTCGTTTTCCAGCGCAGCTCGGAGGGTACAGCGGCCGATTCGACCGTAGCCGTTGATCCCGATACGGACCGGATCGCTTGCACTCATAGTAGTATAGCTCCACGTATAGATAGCGGCAACATTGAGTAAATGTTTTTCGATGTGGGGCTGTGAAGTGTGACTATCCCACGATCGAGACTCGTGAAGGATGTATATATCACTATACTCATCTAGAGACGGACGTACGTACAATCACCCCTCGAAGGAGTGCAGCCCGATTTTCCGACGTTCAGAAGGCTTTTGACGCGTTCGACCGTATCACTGTGCATGCGAAGAGACGACCGCGACGATCCCTTCGACGACTTCTTTCGCGAACTCGAGCGGATGATGAACGACATGATGAGCGACGAGTTCGACATGCGCGTCGAACGGCATGATCCGAACGAGGCGTCGACCGGCGATATCCACTTCGATGTCTACGAGGAGAACGAGCAATTACGTGTCGTCGCGGACTTGCCAGGCGTCTCGAAGGACGCGATCGATCTCAAATGCGATGGTGAACAGCTCACGATCGACGCAGCAGGCGATCAGCGCGAGTATCACGAGCGCATCCAGTTGCCCGCGCGCGTTGACGAGCATAGTGCCGACGCCAGTTACAACAACGGCATTCTCGAAGTGACCTTCGAAACGGTCGAAGACTCGGCGAACATCAACCTTTCTTGAGTTGGCCCCGCGACCTTGACTGCTCGGCCACGTGAGTTGGATGCAAAGAAGAACGGCTGTTGAGGCGACTTGCCAACTGTCCAGTCGACGAAGACTCCCGGTCGAATCGTACTCGAAGAGAACCGCTGTCGGGACAACCGGAGAGGGGACTGTCAGGCTCGCCACTCGTATCCACAGGCGTGGCACTCGTAGTAACGCCAGTCAGTCCCACCCGGTACCGACTGTTGATCTACTTTCGTTCGCTCGTCGCTCCCACAGGCTGGGCACCGCTGGAGTTGGATTGCCGACATCGCATCCATGTATTATACACGGTCAATAATAATGATTTTGTAACAATATGTTACTTGTTTAGTAAATAATGGGACGAGAGATTGACCAGGCGGTATGTGATGTGGTGGTTAGTACCAACACCCACTTCGAATAGTACTACATGCGATATTTCGTGATCGAGTCAGTCTGACTTACTCGCCAGAGACAGTGGTAGTTTATCGGCTCGAAGAGTGTGGATCGTCGGCAGTTCGTCGGATCAGATGGGCAAGTCGATCCCAGAAGTCGGGGACGTACTTGTCGACATCGTCGATCGTCGGGCGGGCGTTCGTCTCGGAAACGACGGCACGGTCGGCGGTGACCAGCAGATCGACGCCGAGAACGGGGATTTCCAACGCCGTCGCGGCCCGTTCGGCGAGGCGACGGTGTTTCGCCGGGAGGTCGACGGCCCGGGCGGTCGCTCCCCGGTGGACGTTGTGTTTCCAACGGTCGTCATCCTGCCCGGCGACCTGTCGTTCGACCGCGCCGACGTACTCGCCGTCGAGGACCATCACGCGATAGTCTCGGGCCCCGGGGAGGAACTCCTGGACCAGGAACGACCGATCGCCAGTCGCCCGGTAGTCGTGGACGAGATCGAGATAATCACAGATCCCAAGGAACGAGTCGAGGTCGTGAGCTAGGGTGACGCCGTTCCCGCGAGTTGTCGAATTGGGTTTGACGACGACCGGCGGATCGAACCGTTCGAACGTCTCGACGAGGGCGTCCTGATCGAGGGGATTCGAGACGAGCGTGGTCTCGGGAATCGGAACGCCGGCGTCTGTAAGGCGTCGGAGCGTCTCGGCCTTGTTGCGCGAGCGCAGGACGGACGCTCGATCGTTGACCCAGCGCACGCCCAGCGCGGCGTCTGCCAGGCCACCCTCCATGAGACGCGAAGGAAAAACGTACCCGACATCGACATCGGGGAACGGATCGCTGCCGAGTGAAATTGCCCGTTCATCTGTACGGAGTCCGACGACCTCGATATCACGCTCTTCGAGCGGATCACGCATGCGAGTGTACGTTTCCGCCTGCGTGGCCACCGCCAGCCGTAGCATGAAACACACTCCGGGAAGCGTCGGCAAAACCCTTCGGTCGATGCGTCATTCCACTCGTGGATGGTGCGTCATCGAGATCGGCGGCGATGTCCGTGGCGACAGTCGCCGCACGGTCGACCCCGGTCTCGGTCGCACGCCACGAAGGCGACCAGCGGCCGGGAGAATCCCGGCACCGTCTGCGAGGACGGCACGGACCAGTGGATGCATCCCGTCGACGGACATACCTCGCGGGAGGATCCAGGAGTGGAGAACCCGCGTAGCGAGCCTCGAGTTGCGGGCCAGGCCTTAGTCGGTCCGCTCATCGAGGGCCGCCACGTCTTCCGCCCGGACTTCGCGCTCGTCAGGCAGCGCCTCGATGCAGTCCGAACAGAGAAAGTGATCGGTCCCGTCGGCAAGTTCTAACATCATCCCGCCGGTGGCTGACTGTTCGCTGCTCCACATGTCGCCGATCCCGCCGGCGATTCGAACCTCGCGGCCACAACCGTCACAGGGATCGGTCGTCATGATGCATCGTCAACGCTGTCCGGTTCGGGGATCTGCTGGCTTTCGAACCCGGGATCGACGTATTCCTCGCGTTCGGCTTCTTCGACCAGCGCCCAGTCGTCGAGCTCGCTCTCGGTGTAGGATCCGTCGAGTTCCTCGAACCAGTAGACGAACTCGTCAGTTTCGAACCGGAAGGCGAAGTCTTCGACAGTCACCTCCTCGTTTTCCTCGGTTTCGAGAACGTCGCCGACGCCAAATTCGGCGTACCGCGAGAACTCGATCGCCAGGTTGTGCTTGCGGTTCTCGGGAAAGCGTGCGGTCATATACTCGTCTTCGGACACCCATCAGTAAGCGCTTTCGACGACCGAGTGGCTGGCCGGTGGTCGTCCCGGGCGAACCCACAGAGTATTCGCTCCGGTAGAAGTGCGGATCGAAAACGAACAGCGGGTGCGGTCCGCCGTCGCGGGCGGCCCCAGCCAGCGTGGCATTGTCGCGCGCGGAGGTTCCGACGGTGCCAGACGAGAATGGCAGTCGGCACTGGCGACGGTATGCGTGCAAGCGAGTGAAACAGTCGGATAGGGTAGATATCTCGGTTCACAAGCGCTCGGGGTCCACAATTGGCTCGGGGTACTCCTCACCGAGGACGACCCCGCGCTCGCGTTGCTCGTGTTCGTCCATCCGCCAGGGTTCACGCGCATATTCGACGATCACGCCGTCGAGTTCCGGACACCACCGTCGAATGTACTCGGCGCCGGGATCGTAGCGCTCTGCCTGAGAGAGAACGTCGAAACCGCCCTCGCGACTGTCGTTGCCGACCTTTGCGATGTAGGCCCAGTTGCCATAATTCGAGGCGGGGTCGTAATCGAGGAGATGCTGCTCGTAGTGGGCCGCACCCCATCGCCAGTCAATCCCGAGGTCGTGGACCAGAAAGGAGGCAGCGTTCTGACGGGCGCGGTTGCTGACGTAGCCCGTCGCCGCA harbors:
- a CDS encoding protein-L-isoaspartate O-methyltransferase family protein, producing the protein MDPAVLREDMVDGLRHESRGTLSDDAVAAAMSTVPRHAFFDDNRTAYADRETERLGTRVLAPSTAARLLEALAPEPDDSVLIVGAGIGYTAALAAEIVGSSHVQAIDITRRVVYEARKNLAQAGYDAVFVDCRDGAEGLPEYAPYDKILLEAAAVNPPRALLEQSAPGGRLVMPLGAHDQHLAVLEDGDVVERRGAVAFNPLLVEGEEVGAVERNRTRREDRERARQAAQSRAGWEQDWIDWDG
- a CDS encoding protein-L-isoaspartate(D-aspartate) O-methyltransferase, with translation MGRWWGDARDNSGRDGAPREADGGEPDWERQRAALIEGLRERDRVSDCALEALAAVPRHEFVPESRRRDAYADRPLSIGQGQTISAPHMVAIMVDRLELEPGLEVLEIGTGCGYHAAVTAEIVGAENVYSVEYHATLADRARVRLEQLGYGEISITVGDGHAGWPEHAPYDRTYLTCAAAEIPSAVLDQLRPDGLFLGPIGRDRQTLIRARKRADGSIDRESFGGVRFVEMQGGTD
- a CDS encoding HVO_0476 family zinc finger protein, with product MSESTRRVGLPCPACSPDLETVHEVLREGGQATVRCTECDHVHKTALSEERTVERDVVVSQDGESFTATTEPPAEESLAVGEEFLLDTDEAIMTVRITSLEVADGRVEAATAEDIETIWSRAVGNVSVNATVHPKSGAHDETRGETLHVPGDYEFVVGATDDLGDFEFTVEGIHLRDDARGYDHEKLDHDRDSAVAKDVNRLYLRDETSDAWSAW
- a CDS encoding aminopeptidase, whose translation is MNDATLRDPAETAVRQCMGLTPAESCLVVTDDKRRPIAEALYAVASEITDDAMVIQYPPGDQHGEEPPGAVAAAMAAADVVLAPTTKSVSHTRARTEANEAGARVATLPGITEDVFKTGLNVDYESIREHCVSMRESVRDADEIRVTSDQGTDITLAPGDREWQLDAGVVHEPGKMSNLPAGEVFLSPTTADGTIVVTGTMAPHGLLDSTEAIRIEVEDGYVTEIDDDVIRQQVAEAADVVGDDAYNLAEFGIGTNVGVSQLVGSVLLDEKAGGTVHFAIGDDAGFGGDTDAPIHLDGILRQPTVFADGERIDLPEGR
- a CDS encoding metallophosphoesterase, giving the protein MQIGVIADTHDDSDVIEQAVTHFAAEDVEVVIHCGDIVAPFSATPFDSDFDFYAVRGNNDGEWALADTVSAFGTYLGEMGELTFDETDIAVYHGTSEPIVDALVDAGTYDYVLHGHTHERAREERNGTVRLNPGGVPIPAAPNPPAAVVIDTGTGEIETDELR
- a CDS encoding phosphoglycerate kinase — protein: MAAFNTLDDLADGQRVLVRVDLNSPVEDGVVQDNHRFDRYAETVRELADRDNKVVLMAHQGRPGRDDFVSLDQHAEILEEYVGKPIQFIDDIYGDDAIDAIEALDAGEILLLENTRMADDELPEKAPEEHAESDFVQTLSPYFDAFVNDAYSAAHRAHASTVGFALALPAYAGRVMEAEYEYNTGVAERARETEGQVTMVLGGNKSEDVISVVNNLGDAIDTFLIGGLPGELFLRAEGKPVGFDVGGMDLLDDQWDETKDTLEDLVANRRDEFELPTDFAYEDDDGERAEIALADIEEKDTGYLDIGHDTIDEYVPIIEDSEAVFVKGAVGVFEDERFSDGTVELIDAIGRTDCFSVVGGGDTARTLSMYGLSEDNYDHISIAGGAYLNALTGQELEAAEVLIEQAN
- the gap gene encoding type I glyceraldehyde-3-phosphate dehydrogenase, giving the protein MSASDPVRIGINGYGRIGRCTLRAALENDNVQIVGINDVMDFEKMEYLTKYDSALGNLPYDVERDGDTLTVDGNDIDLLNIQSPEELPWDSLDVDVAIESTGIFRTKDEASAHLDAGADKALISAPPKGDKPVPQFVYGVNDDEYDGEDVVSAASCTTNSVSPPMYVLLEEFGVDAAEMTTIHAYTGSQAIVDGPKSKTRRGRAAAENIVPTTTGASTATPDILPELQGKFEAMAIRVPVPTGSITEIVVDLPGNPDVEEINAAFEKYAEGELEGSMGATDDPIVSRDIVGWEYGSCVDLGKTSTVQGGKLAKIFAWYDNEMGYTAQMMRLAEDIV
- a CDS encoding Hsp20/alpha crystallin family protein; its protein translation is MRRDDRDDPFDDFFRELERMMNDMMSDEFDMRVERHDPNEASTGDIHFDVYEENEQLRVVADLPGVSKDAIDLKCDGEQLTIDAAGDQREYHERIQLPARVDEHSADASYNNGILEVTFETVEDSANINLS
- a CDS encoding ATP-grasp domain-containing protein codes for the protein MLRLAVATQAETYTRMRDPLEERDIEVVGLRTDERAISLGSDPFPDVDVGYVFPSRLMEGGLADAALGVRWVNDRASVLRSRNKAETLRRLTDAGVPIPETTLVSNPLDQDALVETFERFDPPVVVKPNSTTRGNGVTLAHDLDSFLGICDYLDLVHDYRATGDRSFLVQEFLPGARDYRVMVLDGEYVGAVERQVAGQDDDRWKHNVHRGATARAVDLPAKHRRLAERAATALEIPVLGVDLLVTADRAVVSETNARPTIDDVDKYVPDFWDRLAHLIRRTADDPHSSSR
- a CDS encoding DUF7561 family protein, with the translated sequence MTTDPCDGCGREVRIAGGIGDMWSSEQSATGGMMLELADGTDHFLCSDCIEALPDEREVRAEDVAALDERTD